In a single window of the Rhodamnia argentea isolate NSW1041297 chromosome 2, ASM2092103v1, whole genome shotgun sequence genome:
- the LOC115733616 gene encoding wall-associated receptor kinase 2-like yields MKVVHRLLLVAVAWWLQQGSAPTVAGDCPHACGGVSVPYPFGLKPQCARSMEFLLNCTTTTTEGSHARLLLENIPVRKISVGDSTMVVSLPILYDCYEGRGQPANKSDSKAIDVSSYPQYTLSDTRNNLTVLGCDTYALVSDKDRMFQSGCISYCSHPVNFSKETACSGLGCCQASIPKGLKTLSIGISSIDGHVSVSQFNPCGLAFVGDTKAFDLSNRTLPRFEDLGKRADLVLDWMVGWNATCEQAKLNWSSYACGNNTDCENFGNGPGYRCFCKAGYGGNPYSRPHGCQDINECEDREKYPCHGKCQNQPGSYSCRQNAPPALIATAILVPVLCITVGAPVSITWKGRIRKINFRRHGGKHLKQQRVRIFTEAELAKATGNYDESNKLGEGSFGSVYRGRIAGEANSEVAVKKPKNVHKSLIKKEFQHELKAVMRINRKNVVKLSGICLETRIPLLAYEYVPNGTLFQHLHQNASTILKSWKNRLRIAAEAALALAYMHSCAEPAIVHGNIKSANILLDQNYSVKISDFGASVLISPEHSHIVATKIEGTLGYIDPEYLTTGKLTIKSDVYSFGVVLVELLTGKKPTSYITKSGEPISIIHCFISSVKDKTLSDVINFEAANEDEIKIVGMVAEIAVKCLHQSGAKRPAMREVAQQLARINPNSTDEEKNEEIEWEVDEEISHSVETLITDEGTSSCLSYLGMNSACSCI; encoded by the exons ATGAAGGTAGTGCATCGGCTTCTCCTGGTGGCCGTGGCCTGGTGGTTGCAGCAAGGCAGCGCCCCTACCGTGGCCGGAGACTGTCCACACGCCTGCGGGGGCGTGTCCGTGCCTTATCCGTTCGGCCTCAAGCCCCAGTGTGCGAGGTCCATGGAGTTTTTGCTCAATTGCACCACTACCACCACCGAAGGGAGCCATGCTCGACTCCTGTTGGAGAACATTCCAGTACGCAAGATCTCAGTCGGGGACTCGACCATGGTCGTCAGCCTCCCCATATTATACGACTGCTACGAAGGCAGGGGCCAGCCCGCAAACAAAAGCGATTCTAAGGCCATCGATGTATCTTCATATCCACAGTACACATTGTCGGACACCAGGAACAACCTCACAGTCCTCGGCTGCGACACCTACGCCCTCGTGTCCGACAAAGATCGGATGTTCCAGAGCGGCTGCATCTCCTACTGCAGCCACCCCGTCAACTTCTCCAAGGAGACCGCTTGCTCCGGCCTTGGTTGCTGCCAAGCATCCATTCCCAAGGGGCTCAAGACGCTCAGCATCGGAATCTCCTCCATCGACGGGCACGTGTCGGTCTCACAATTCAACCCCTGCGGACTGGCCTTCGTCGGGGACACGAAGGCGTTCGATCTCTCCAACAGGACACTCCCGAGGTTCGAGGATTTGGGCAAGAGGGCGGACCTCGTTCTGGACTGGATGGTTGGATGGAACGCGACCTGCGAGCAGGCCAAGTTGAACTGGTCGAGCTATGCGTGTGGCAACAACACTGACTGCGAAAACTTTGGGAATGGACCGGGTTATCGTTGCTTTTGCAAGGCCGGGTACGGGGGGAATCCCTATAGTCGCCCCCACGGCTGTCAAG ATATCAACGAGTGCGAGGACCGAGAGAAATACCCATGTCATGGAAAGTGCCAGAATCAGCCCGGAAGCTACTCATGCCGCCAAAATGCTCCCCCCGCCTTAATTGCTACGG CGATTCTTGTGCCCGTCTTGTGCATAACTGTCGGTGCTCCAGTCTCCATCACGTGGAAGGGGAGAATCAGGAAGATAAACTTCAGACGACATGGAGGAAAGCATTTGAAACAGCAAAGAGTTAGAATCTTTACGGAGGCGGAGCTGGCAAAAGCAACCGGCAACTATGATGAAAGCAATAAGCTCGGCGAGGGCAGTTTCGGTTCCGTCTATAGAGGGCGAATAGCCGGGGAAGCCAACTCCGAGGTCGCAGTCAAGAAGCCTAAAAATGTGCACAAGTCTCTAATAAAGAAGGAATTCCAGCATGAACTTAAAGCTGTGATGCGGATAAACCGCAAAAATGTGGTGAAGCTCAGCGGCATATGTTTGGAGACTAGAATACCATTGCTGGCTTATGAATACGTTccgaatggcaccctcttccAACACCTCCATCAGAATGCGTCGACCATATTAAAATCGTGGAAGAACCGGCTCAGAATAGCCGCCGAAGCTGCTCTTGCGCTCGCGTATATGCATTCATGCGCAGAACCCGCGATCGTTCACGGCAATATCAAGTCGGCCAACATACTTCTGGATCAAAATTACTCGGTGAAAATATCTGATTTCGGAGCTTCGGTACTTATCTCACCGGAACATAGTCATATCGTGGCCACCAAAATAGAAGGCACGCTAGGCTACATCGATCCAGAATACTTAACCACTGGTAAGCTAACAATCAAGAGTGATGTGTACAGCTTTGGAGTTGTCCTCGTGGAGTTGCTCACGGGAAAGAAGCCTACAAGTTACATTACCAAGTCCGGAGAGCCGATCAGTATCATCCATTGTTTCATCTCTTCCGTGAAGGATAAGACACTTTCCGACGTCATAAACTTTGAGGCCGCTAATGAAGACGAAATCAAGATAGTAGGAATGGTTGCTGAGATTGCAGTGAAGTGTTTGCACCAAAGCGGTGCGAAGAGGCCGGCGATGCGGGAAGTGGCGCAGCAACTTGCCAGAATTAACCCGAACTCGAcagatgaagaaaaaaatgaagagattgaATGGGAAGTGGATGAAGAAATCAGCCACTCCGTTGAGACTTTAATTACTGACGAGGGGACGTCAAGCTGTCTTTCCTATCTGGGAATGAATTCAGCATGTTCCTGCATCTGA